In Candidatus Zymogenus saltonus, the sequence TAACAGGCCAAGAAAGTGTCTTGATTTTAAGACGCCTATAGAAGTATTCTTTAATCAACCTGTTGCACTAAAGAGTTGAACCCGCAAGATTTTATTATCCATCTACATAAATGAAAGATGACCTCATAATTTCCAAATATCGGCGTTACAGCCCATTTCCGATCAATCCAATCTTAGAGCGGGATTGATGGAGCGTCTAAAAGTAGTATTTTATCTCGAAGAAGAGTTGGTTATTGTTGGAAAAATACCCGAAGATGGTGTAGTCGTCCCCCTCTAATATATTCATTCCGATGGTAAATTCAAGGTTGTCGGTGTATTTATATGACGCCTTCGGCGTAATGAAGACATCCCCGTCGTTGAGGTTGTAGAGGACCCTCATCTCCAGATTCAGCTTTTCGTTGAAAAACTTCTTGTAGGTAAAGAGGGTCATGGCGCTCAAGACCTCGTCTTCCAATATCTCGTGGTCGTAATTGAAGATTATCTTTTGAACAAGCTGGAGATTTACGTAGAAATTCCCCTTGAACTGCCTGTCTATCCCGAATGCGTAAAGAAGGTAGTCCCTCTTTATCGCCTCGAAGTTTTCGGTGTACGTGTATCTGTTGAAGAAGAGGGCCGCCTCGCCGCGGAGGCCGTACTTCCCTATGTTTGACGCGAAGTCGAATCCCGCCATGTGGTAGCGGTTATATTTCAGCTCCATGATGCCCGGAATCTCCCCGGGTGAGAGGCCGGCGATGTACCCCTGAACCGTGCCGTTTTCTATGGCATCTATGAGATCGTCGGATATGTGAAGCGTAGGGAATTTGTCGAAGGCGTAGATGTAGGAGAGGGAGAAGTCGAATCCCTTGTAGGTAGAGGATATTCTCAGTCCACCCTGGGTGTTCTCGGGGCTGTCCGTGGGTTGTATGGGGGAGTACAGGCTTAGCGTCAGCTTATTCAGTATCTTTTGGGTTTCATCGTCCAGGAGCGAGGCGTAGGGGAAATATCCCCCTACGATATTAGTAAAGAGGCCGTGACGTAAAATGGCCCAATCGGAGCCGATCAGGTCGAACCTGTTTTCCTGAAAAAAGGGAACTACGATCAGCTCGAAGGTCGTGTTGTTCATGTAGTAGTCGAGCTTGACGGCGAACGTGGGGATTATCTCATCTCCTATATCTCCGGTGATGACGTTGTTGAGATACATGGCGTTCAGGTTGTCCGTCGGGTTTATCGAATCGGTCTTCCCCCAGCCGAATATCTGGTTTCCTATTCTTATGTCGAATTTGTCAAAGAAGATGTCGAGGTAGGCCTCGTCCAGCTCCACCTCGTGATCGTAGCGGGTGCTCCCTCCGGTGTAGTAGTCGAGCTTTCCGTAGGCCGAGATGAAAAAAGAGAGTTTGTCCCCGATCGGGTATTTCAGCTTGACGTAAGCCTTGGGGTGTGCCTCGAAGAGGTCTTCAAAATCGTTGTCCTTTTGAAGGTCCGCCGCAAACCTCGTCCTTATGTACCCTCCGAACTCCGGCTCCGCCCCGAAGACGTCGAATAGCCCTTTAGACGCGAGCAATCGGGACGGATTAATAAACTTCGTGTAATGTTCTTCCGGGGACTCGTTTACAAGGGACGCGAGCTTCATCTGGGCGTCCTTTACCCTCAAGTCGGCCACCTTTTGAATTGCGTTAGTGGCAATCTTAAGGCGCTCGTCCTCCAGAGACGTGAGAAGTCCCATCAGCCGCTCCCTCTCGTCCGTGTCCTCCGATTCCACTATCCTCCTTTTGACCCTTTCTATCTTGCCCGAGATCTCAGATAATCTTCGGTCGTGCTCCTTCTTTATCAGGTTTATCTCTTTTTTTGTCTCATCAAAGTGGACGGGGGGATTGAATGGATCGGGACCCTCCCTTAATATTCCGTCCTGGGCGAAGATCGGAGACGATAGGAGAATTACAAAAAAAACGAGGAGGGCCGACCAAACGATCGGCTCGACCCTCCCCTTGTCTGTCTTTAATGCCAACATCTAACCCTGAATCTAACCCTGCTTGAGGTATCTCTCGGTGAAGTAGTCGTCCTTAATGTCGAGGTTGTACTGGATGTCCTCGATGTTAAGAATGGTCTTGTAATCGGTCTGTACATTGTGCATCTCGCTGTCCTTTGTAGTCCAGATGTTCTGAATCTTTTCGATCTTCTTTACCTTGAGGACCTTGAGCAGCGCGCCTTCCTCGTCGTAGAACTCTATCTTAACGGGGACCCATATGTCCGCCCTTACCCAAGAGATGAATTTGCTGTATTGTGATTCCTCCCCATCCTTCGGGACGCTCTCCACTTTGTAGCACTTGTTTCCGTCTATTGTCTCCTCACCCAGAAGCTTGTGGACATCCTTTTCCACCTTCCTGTTCTCCATATCCTCGTAGGTGAACTCGGTCCCCATGAAGCGCTCGCTCTTGCTTGAGGACGTGATCCTTCTTACCTTTCCCGTCGCCGGCATGTAGAGGAACTGGTCGTCGTCTACGTCCTTGTTCTCCCAGATTAAAAAGCCGGTTCCCTTGACGTCGGCCGGGGCGAGAAATCTGATCAGGCTCTTGCTGAGGTCGCCGTAATCCTTCCTGACCGCCTGAACCTCCCTGACCCTCTCCTGGCCCTTGTCGTTTATTATCACCATCTTCGTCTTTGAAGCGGAGGATTTTCCGGTGTCCCTGTCGTGGACGTTTTGCATAATCTCCTTTCCTGTGAGTGCCAAAGCCATACCAGAAAGGGATATGAGGAAGAAGATTGTCGTGAACGCAAATATGGGTATCTTCCCATATGTTTTAGTTTTTCCGCCGTTTTTCATGCTATTCTCCTTGATAGTTCTTTACAATGATTCCTTGAAAGGCCCTTGAGGGGCCGATGAGCTTGAGGAGTCTACTATATAAGAAAAGACCGTTTCACTATGTTTATTTGGCCCAATTTATCTGGATATTTGCCCCCTCAAGTATGTTATCACACATCGTAAAAAAGTCAAAAAGAAATCACCATTTTTGGGAACCGAAATATATGCAATGGTAGTTTAAGCGGCTTGCGGGCCGATGGTTTTTGGGGGCCTTGTGATTTCGATAAAAATATCTTTTGACAAGGAGTGGACTTTTATAGTCTAATTATGTAAAGTATTGTATATGGTGATAATGTTATTAGGGTCTGTTCGGGGAATAAACTCACGGAGGTAATAAAAACTATGGAGGGTAAAAGAATCAGCAGCTGGAGCGAGTTTTCATCCTTGACTCCCAAGGAGAAGACGCCGTACCTCGCCACTCCCGAGGGCTACATGAAATGTTTCATATTCACTCAACAGCTGAACAGAGAGATATTGGAGGATATTTTCAGTCTCGGGGAGGTTATAAGGGGGTCGGTGGAAAATGTCGGATTTATGAGGTATCTGAAGACAATTCTCTCCACAAAGTCCTGTGTGCTCTATTTCACACAATGTTCCACAAGGACCTACACCTCATTTTCGCTCGCCTCCCAGGCCCTGGGGATGATGGTGGAGGAGATAAGGGACGCAGAGCTCTCGGCCATGTACAAGGGGGAGTCGGAGATCGACACCCTCATCACCCTTTCGGAACTTTCGGATCTGATAGTCATGCGCCAGATGGACTACAGCCTGATAGAGCAGATCGCCTTTGAGATCTATCGCCGCGATCTGCCCACACGGATAATAAACGGCGGCAGCGGGCCGGATCAGCACCCCACCCAGGCGCTGTTGGAGCTCTACACGCTCTACTCATATCTTGATATATTCGATCCTAATAAAAAACTTAAGATAGCATTTCTGGGCGATCTTAAGAGGTCGAGAACCGCAAGGTCGCTCTCCTATCTCTTGGCCCTCTATCCTCAGATAAAGCATATCTTCATCGCGCCGGACGAGCTTCAGATGGAAGAGGACATCCTCAACTACCTCGATGAAAACTCCATTCAGTACGAGCTCACAAGCTCCCTCGACGAGTATCTCCCTGATGTGGACGCGATATATTCGATGCGGATACAGGACGAGTACAGCGCCACCTCGGAGAAGGTGAGGAGGGAATACCAGAAGTACCACCTCTCGATGAAGAAGGTTAAGGAGATGAAGGAGGACTCCTGTATTATCCACCCGCTGCCGAGGCGGGACGAGCTCCCCATAGAGATAGACACCGATCACAGGGCCAAGTACTGGGAGGCGGTATACCGCGGCAAGATCATAAGGATTGCGTTGATCCTCTACATGTTCGGGTTCGGCGATGTTAAGGCGCTTCAAGAAAAGGCGAATGAGCTTAAGGGGTAACCAGTGGCTCTGGTTTGTTCTGTGTTGTCTAAGTTGACGTAAGGTTTCTCTGTTCCGATATGGTGGTTTTTCCTGGAGATTTTATTAGCGCAGATAGTGTTCAGCGATTCTTTTCACAATAAACCTTCGTGTAACAGCTTTGCAGGGATTTCTCAAAATATCTTTTTTACAGGAGGGGGAAAATGAAGGGTGAAAGGGGATTAAATCTCTTAAAAAGGATAGACCGCCGGGAATTTATCAAGGGGGCGGCGGCGACCGGGACAGCTGCGGCATCCGGCTTCATGAGTCCCTCCTTGATCTTCGGGGCGAAGAGGCCAAATATCCTGATGATCACGGTTGACGAGGAGCGCCGGAGGGTCGGCTTTCCAAAGGACGCGAGGTTTAAGAACCACGACAGGATAGCCGAGAGGGGGGTCACGTTCAACAACTACCACGTGACGTCTCCCCTCTGCGGCCCGTCCCGGTCTTCCATGTACACGGGGCTTCACGTTCCGGACACAGAGATACACGAAAATCTAATAAGCCCCGTCGCCTCGGACCTGTCCCTGGATATCCCCCCCCTCGGCCGCATGTTGAGGGATGCTGGATACTACACGGGCCACAAGGGTAAGTGGCACTTGAGCAGGCCCCGGAGGGGAAGGGGATACGACCTCGAGCCCTACGGCTTTGCCAACAACATCGAGGAACCGTACCTCTACAGGATTCAGTACCAGTCCGGTTACGAGAAAGACTCAATCCCCGCCCGGGACACCGCGAGGTGGCTTAAGGAGACGGCGCCGGAGATCGCAAGGACGAGGCCGTGGTTCATGTCTGTCGATTTCATCAACCCCCACGACATAATGCACTTCGACACGGACGGCTACGAAGGGAGGGTACAGGAGGAGGCGGAAGGGGACGAGCAGAAGACGGCGCCCGCCCCGAACGATCCCATTTACAGGAAGGTATGGAACGCGAGTCCGCCTAAAAGCTTTTTTAACGACGACCTCTCGACGAAACCGAACGCCCAGAGGGAGTACCTGAAGATGCTGAATTACGTCTACGGCGAGATACCGAGAAAGAGGGACGACCTATGGCGGGCCTACATCGACTACTACATCAACTGCACTCTCGATGTGGACAGGCGCATAGGGGAGGTGCTCGACGCCCTCGAGGAGTCGGGACAGGCGGACAACACGATCGTGATCTTCACATCGGATCACGGCGAGATGGCGGGCGCCCACGGGCTGCGCCAGAAGCTTCCGGCAATATACAGGGAGAACACGAACGTCCCATTGGTTATCTGTCACCCGGATGTATCCGGGGGTTTTTCGACGGACGCGCTTGCCTCCGGGGTTGACCTCGTCCCCACAATCATGGCGATAGCCGGGATATCGGAGGAGAAGCTGAAAGGTCGCTATGGAGACCTTCCCGGCTACGACCTCACGGGACAGATGGAAAGCCCCACGGGCGCGGGAAGGAGGGCCGAGAGGTCGGGAGGACTGATCGTCCTCTGGAGCGCCCTTCACGGCGTCGACGGCGACTTCCCCGAGAAGGTGCAAAAGCTCAAGGAGGCCAGAAGGTCGGGATCGAGGATGCCCGGCGACTTAAGCCGGGACTGGTCGAAGCGGGGGATCATGAGGGGCATGTTTGACGGCCGCTACAAGTTCGCCCGCTACTTCTCGCCGCTGGAATTCCACACGCCGACCGATTTCAAGACCCTCGTGAGAAAGAACGACCTGGAGATCTACGACACGGCAAGCGACCCGGACGAGATCGTAAACCTCGCCCACAGCCCCGAGGACAACAGGGAGCTTGTCATCGAGATGAACGGTAAGCTCAACGGACTGATAAAGAAGGAGATCAAGGACGACAAGATCGGCCCTTTCCCGACGCCGATGAGAAATCAAAATAGGGGTCCGAAGCGATAATCTTTTTTGAAGGCTTCTTTTTAAGGCGCGGCTACGAACTGTCAGGGGGGAAAGGGGAATATATGGGAAAGCAAGTTTTTTGCGCTAAAGACGGAAGCCGCTTTGGGGCGATGTGAACCGTATCTTATAATTGGGGAGACAAAAAGGGGGAGAGCGGGCGATCTTAACGTGTTTTAAAACGGGCGGTATAAAGGAGGTTAATTATGGCAATGATGGACGCAAGAGGCTACGAGGAGTCCTTGAGGAAGCTGAAGCTGGTGGTCTACATGTTCGGAAAGAGAATAGAGAACGTAGTGGACGACCCGATTATACGCCCCTCGATGGAGGCGGTTGCCGCCACCTACGAGCTTGCCCAAGCCCCGGAGCGCGGTGAAGTAATGACCGCGACATCCCACCTCACGGGCGAGAGGATAAACCGCTTCTGCCACATCCACCAGAGCGTCGACGACCTCGTGAACAAGAGCAAGATGGGAAGGCTTCTGGGCGCCCACACCGGCTGCTGCTTCCAGCGCTGCGTGGGGATGGACGCCCTGAACGCCCTCTCCATGACGACGTACGATATAGACCGGGAGCTGGGAACCGAGTATAACAAGAGGTTTTTGAAGTACCTCGGGTACGTTCAGGAAAACGACCTCACATGCGACGGGGCGATGACCGACCCTAAGGGCGAGAGGGGTCTTCCCCCCCACAGGCAGGCCGATCCGGATATGTTTCTCAAGGTTGTTGAGGAGAAAGCGGACGGGATAGTGGTCAGGGGGGCCAAGGCACACCAGACGGGCGCCGTAAACTCCCACGAGGTGATAGTCCTTCCGACGATGTCGATGAGGGAGGACGACGAGGACTACGCCGTCTCGTTCGCCCTTCCCAGCGACGCGGAGGGGATAACGTACATAATCGGCCGCCAGTCGTGCGACACCAGGAAGCTGGAGAATGGGTTAATAGATCGGGGGAATATCAAATACGGCGGGCACGAGGCGCTCGTTGTCTTCGACGACGTCTTCGTCCCCTGGGAGAGGGTCTTCATGAGTGGCGAGTTCGAGTTTACCGGAAGCCTGGTGGAGAGGTTCGCCTCGTACCACCGCCAGAGCTATGCCTGCAAGGTGGGCGTGGGGGACGTCCTTATAGGCGCCGCCCAGACGATAGCGGAGTACAACGGAACTGACAAGGCCTCCCACATAAAGGATAAGATTGTGGAGATGAACCACCTGAACGAAACCCTCTACTGCGGGGCGATAGCCTGCGCCGCGGAGGGACACAGGGAGCCATCGGGAACATATTTCGTGGACACTCTTCTCGCCAACGTCCACAAGCAGAACGTCACCCGGTTTCCCTACGAGATAGCGAGGCTCGCCCAGGACATCGCCGGGGGTCTTATGGTGACGCTTCCCTCCGAGGCGGACCTGAGGTCTAAAGAGGTGGGTAAGTGGATAGAGAAGTACTTCAGGGCGAAGGCGGACGTATCGACGGAAAACAGGATTAGGATATTGAGGCTCATAGAGAACATCACCCTGGGGGCTGCCGCGGTCGGTTATCTCACCGAGTCGATGCACGGGGCGGGCTCACCTCAGGCCCAGAGGGTCATGATAACGAGGGGGGTGAACCTGGAAGAGAAGAAGAAAAGGGCAAAGGAGCTATGCGGAGTAACCGGGGATAATTGAAAGACGATTTTAACTTCGTTTGGTGGAAATAGAAAAGTCCATTGCATTAAGGTTGTTTGTTTATACAGTTAGGCGTCAAAGCTACCTTCCAAATAGGAATCAAGGATTGCTTTGACATAGTGTCTGCATAGTATTGAAATGGTCAATTTGTAAGTAGAAGGTACTACTTTCTAATTACAATTAAAGGTAATCTTATATGTTCAAGAAAACTGTTTTTGGAAGGCTCCTATATCTCTTTCCCGTGATCTTTACCGTCCACAACATGGAGGAGGTTGTCTCCGACCTCCCGGGATGGTCTGAGAGAGCGGGCCTGTTTCATCCCATTGTGGGAACCTTTGAGTTTATATTTGCCGTTATTGTCATAACAATACTCGGTTATCTGTTTACATACCTTGCCGTAAAACGGGGGAAGGGGAGCATTCCCGCATATCTCCTTTTCAGCCTGATCCTTGTAGTCGACATAAACGTATTCTTCCCCCACCTGCTGGCAACGATAGCCACGAAGTCCCTGGCCCCAGGGACGGTGTCGGCCGTTTTGCTTAACCTGCCTATATGCACATATCTCCTGATAAGGGGTGTAAAAGAGGAGTATATCCAATTGAAGAGGCTCCTCATTATACTTATCCCATTTCTGATAGCCTCAATCGTTACGATTGCGGGCCTCTTTTTCATTGGTAAAACGATGGAAGGCCTCATTTAGGGAGCGGTCTGGCAGAAGGTTGGGAATGTAGAAAGGGATTATCTATAAAGACTGTGGCGGCATATCGTTGTCTGCACTGAAGCCGTAGGTATATAGCTGTTCTCCATATCTCGAAAAGCATCGAATACACCCCAAAACCTGCCTCAAGTTTTTTCTTGACATGATATCCGTATAGTGCTAAATTTCTCTATTGGAAAGTAGAAGGTATAACTTTCTAAATAGACAATGGAGAAAAATACCATGTCACCCGAAGAGAAGCAGAGGCCCAAGGGACTCAGGATAAGCCAGCTCGCAAAGCTCGCCGATGTGTCAATACCCACCATTAAACACTACCTGAAAGAGGGACTCCTGCCCAAGCCGGTAAAGACCGGAAGGACCATGTCCTATTACGACCAAGAGTGTGTGGATATAGTAAAGCTCATCAAGAGGCTCCAGACCGAGAAGTACCTCCCGTTAAGCGTCATCAAGGGGATTATAGACCAGGTAGGGGCAAACGAGGATGACACTATGCTGGGGGAGTCCTTGGCCGGGGTCTTGGGTCAATCGGCCGTAGGGAGCGCGGTTTCAAGAGGCGAAATAGAAAGAAAGACGAGATACCCCATATCGAAGATAGATTCATTGGAGGAAGGAGGGTTTATATACCCGAGGGTTTTGGGCGAAAAAAAGGAGTACGACTTCATAGACTGTCAGATAATATCCCTCGTTAAAGAGAGGGAAGAGGCGGGAATACCCTTTGACTATTCCGTAAAGATGCTGTCGATCTTCAAGAGGCATATTAACGGCATTGTGAGAGAGGAGGCGGGCCACTTTTTGAACAAACTGCTAAAGGAGAAAGATATCGAGGAGGTTCTTACAAATACCATAAGGGGGGACAGGGCCCTTATTCAGTTCATGCCGTTGATAAGGACAAAGCTCACCTTGGAAAACACCAAGAGGATGATAGACAGGGTAAACAGGGCGCCGGAGCTTATCAGGGAGGCCTTTGACTTCACCCTCACTTCGCAGAACAGGGGAGGTTTTTTTATCAGGAAAAAACAGCACGACGTAGAATCACCTCTATTAAAAGTCATTGAAGGAGCGCTCAGGAATGAGGGGATGGACTCGCCGAAGAGGGGCGACAACCTGCCGCTGATCTTCGAGAAAGACTCCGATAAGCTATTGAGGGGCTTTGCGGCGATTGTCGAGGGGGAGGGTGCTAAGGCCGAGGCGATATTCAACGAGGTGAATATTCCGAGTCGATTTTCATCTCTCAAATCCGCCTTTCTTGGGATTTGTGGATTGCTCAAGACCTCCGGTGCATCAGGCCCGCTTCAGATGATCGATGAGACGAGAGATGTTGTAAAACACCTGAGCGCCTCCATAGGGAAATCGGGAGACGAGAAGGTCGATCTGATCATATCCTACCTGAGGGGGGTGGGTCTTTCGCTGATACCTGAATTGTCCAATATCCATGAGCGGGCGGAGAAGGACCTCTGGTCTCTGATCTCGCCGGATGCGGAGCTGAAAAAGGAATTTGACGGCATGGAATCATCCCCCTTCGAGGAGCTCTCTCTGAAATCGCTCTATTTCCTAGCCCTGATGCAGACGGCCGACGGCAGGCTAGATGAGGCGTTGTCCACCCTCGAAAGGCTGAGGGAGAGCGGGGGCGAGGGAAATTACGGAGATGTGGCGGAGAGAGTGCTCAAGGAGGTAAGGGAGATGATCGAGAGGGGAGAGTAGTGTTTATAACAAGATCGAGTCTTTATGATGTAAGACAACGTTTTTTTAAGGAGGATATTTGATGCCTAAATCGACTGATATTGTGGCCGATACCCTGATAGAAGCGGGGATTGACCACGTCTTCGGAATGCCCGGGGGCGCCATGATATTTTTCTACAATTCCATCCTCGAGAGGAGCGACAAGATAAGGTCGGTTCTGGCCAGACAGGAGGGGGCGGCGTCATGTATGGCCGATATGTATGGCAGGCTTACCGGAAGGCCGGCGGCCGTGGTGGGGCAGGGGGCCTGGATCGGCTCTAACGCCGCCTTCGGCATAATGGAGGCGTACCTCGCCGGAAGCCCCATGCTGATCATCACCGACACCTCCGACTACGCAAACCTCTCCCTTCACGGCCCCTACCAGAACGCAACCGGAGACTACGGCGCCTTCGACCTGCCGTCCATCATGCGTTCCATGACGAAGTTCACCACGGTGGCCACAAACGCCAGCGAGTTTATCCACGGGGTCAGGCTTGCCGTGAAGCACTCGATAACGGGAAAGCCGGGGCCGACCGCCGTGATATGCAGGTGGAACGCCGTCGGCGAAGAGATCGAGCCGGGAAGTGTGACGCCGAAGCTCTTTCCCCTCAAAGGCCACCTCAACGTATCGCCCCCGTCCATATCCGATGAAGATGCGGATAAGGTCGCAGATATTCTCATCGGGGCGAAAAACCCCGTAATTATAGCAGGCAGGGGGATCCACGCCGCCAAGGCCTATGACCAGCTCCTTGAGCTGTCCGAGACGCTGGGAATTCCCGTAGCGACCAGCTATATGGGAAAGAGCGGAATACCGGAGACTCATGACCTCGCCCTTGGGACGATGGGGATCGTCGGCCAGAGGGCGGCAAACGGGAGGATAGCCGGCGCCGACGTGATTCTGGCCGTCGGAACGTGTCTCGCCCCCGAAAACACAAAGATGCTGGCGACCGATTTCATAAATCCCGAGAAACAGAAGATCGTTCAGATCGATATTGAGCCGCTGAACGTAGCCTGGACGTACCCGGTCAATGTGGGTATTACCTCGGATGCAAGGTTCGCCCTCTCCAAGATAGTCGAAAAGATAAGGGAAAATGGGGCAAAAATCGACGTTGCAAAGAGGATTGAAGAGGTCAAGAAGTTTAAGTCCGAGAACGGCTACTTCGCCCATGACCTCTTGACCTCGGAGGAGACGCCCATATCCCCCGCAAGGGTGGTTAATGATGTGGACAAACTGGTCAAGGAGGACGACATAGTCGTGCTCGACACCGGAAACAACAGGATTTTCTTCAAAAAGCTCCTCAAGTCAAAGAGGGCTGGGCAGGTCTTCGCCGGGGGGGGCGTTGCGGGAATGGGCTGGGGAATTCCGGCGGCCCTGGCGGCGCAGATGTTAAATCCCAAAAGGCGCGTAATCTGCGGCACAGGCGACGGCTGCATGATGATGATGCTTCACTGCCTCGAGACCGCCTCCCAGTACGAGCTTCCGGTAAATCTTGTGGTTCTGAACAACTCGCTTCTGGGAAACATCAACGACTTCATGGGACAGAACAAGGAGCTGATCACCGAATACCCGGAAGTCGACCTTTCCTCGACGGCGAAATCGATGGGGTGTGTGGGGATAAAGGTAAAAGAGCCTAAAGATCTCGAGCCGGCCCTGAAGGAGGCGTTCGAGAGCGACAGGCCCGCCCTCGTCGACGTGACCACGGCCAGGACGCCGCACTTCACGATGATGTGACATCTGCGGCTGAGTGGATAGACCGCCTTTATGACAAGAGCGCCGTTCTTAAGGGACGGCGCTTTTTTTTAGCTAAATCCAGACCGATAAGCCTGCGGCACCGCTAAGGAGCGGTTGAAAGTCGCTGATCCCCTGCAACGCAATTCCTGAAAATCTCGGGGCTTGTTCCTTTTTAGTGGTGTTTGTCATGTCAAATGCCCCGCTATCCTTATTCTATGCATATCTGCAGCTTTTTTCTTTTTTGTGACGCAAATCAAAGTTTCTTTTATCCATAAAATTTACGATTCATGTACGTTTTGGAGGGTTTTTAATGCTGTGGGTATTATAGAAATGTTCCGACTTGATCGGCTTATAAAATGCGGTAATGATAATCCTTTAAATTAATTTCATATCATATTGAGATTTTTATTGTACAAAAAGAGAAAATGTGCTAAATAGGCAAGTCGTAATGAAAACATCTCTGATTCGCTCGAAGTCGTTATTTGGTATGTGGTTAAGAAATCTTGAAGCTGGAAAGAGAGTTTATTCATTTTATAGGATTTTTATTAGTTTTTTTGATAAATGTGGGAAATTTTGCATTAAATATCTTGACATAATACTTCACTATGTTATATTTATGCATAAATTATACATAATAAATAATACTTTTGTAGAGTATCTTACAGAATTTTAGTTGGTGCCTATGAAATTCAGAATCCTTCAAAAGATACTTCTTTTCTCATTAGTGTTTTTTTTGATTCCCTCCTTGGCCCAATCGAAAAGAATTCAAGATGAAGATACGGAAACCGATTTGATGATTCTCGGCCTCGGGATCTTCAGGGAAGATTACGCCTCCGTAGGTGGAAACCGAAAGAGCTTCGAGGAGAGCGATCGCCAGCTTCCCGCCGAATTTTCAAACTCTACACAGCTCGACATAATGATAGACGGCATGTATCACGGATACGAACTGAACGGGTACGTGCGCTATCGGGATATCACGTACAACTACGAGCCGAACCTGAGCTTCTACCTCAAGGCAAAAAAGGACCTTAACTTCCTCTCTGTCGGAGACCACGTTGAAGGGGCATTTATGGACACCCTCTTCACACGCTTCGAGCCGGAGTTTCGCGGGGGGACGCTTCACCTGGAGGATGATTATTACGGCTTCGAGCTTCTGGGGGGGGTGGTCCGGGGAGAGCAGGCAGAAGAGGAGATAGCGGCGGACGGTTCATCTGGACCGTACACCCTGTCCAATTTCCCGGCGATCGAGGGGAGCGAAACGGTCATAATCAGGGTCAGGGATAAAAACAAC encodes:
- a CDS encoding thiamine pyrophosphate-binding protein, which gives rise to MPKSTDIVADTLIEAGIDHVFGMPGGAMIFFYNSILERSDKIRSVLARQEGAASCMADMYGRLTGRPAAVVGQGAWIGSNAAFGIMEAYLAGSPMLIITDTSDYANLSLHGPYQNATGDYGAFDLPSIMRSMTKFTTVATNASEFIHGVRLAVKHSITGKPGPTAVICRWNAVGEEIEPGSVTPKLFPLKGHLNVSPPSISDEDADKVADILIGAKNPVIIAGRGIHAAKAYDQLLELSETLGIPVATSYMGKSGIPETHDLALGTMGIVGQRAANGRIAGADVILAVGTCLAPENTKMLATDFINPEKQKIVQIDIEPLNVAWTYPVNVGITSDARFALSKIVEKIRENGAKIDVAKRIEEVKKFKSENGYFAHDLLTSEETPISPARVVNDVDKLVKEDDIVVLDTGNNRIFFKKLLKSKRAGQVFAGGGVAGMGWGIPAALAAQMLNPKRRVICGTGDGCMMMMLHCLETASQYELPVNLVVLNNSLLGNINDFMGQNKELITEYPEVDLSSTAKSMGCVGIKVKEPKDLEPALKEAFESDRPALVDVTTARTPHFTMM